The genomic region aattctGATAAAATAATCTTCAACAATTTAAATTAAGGTGTgacaatagaagaaataaattgtttatgacatattttacaataatattaacatttattagAAATAACTACCAAGAAAGTGAGAAATATTGAAGAAAGCATTCGAATTTTACTATAGACccacaatatataatatacatatgaaacaattaattcattattatcaacagtttttttttactcataaaagtatttaaataatttttgattaaTTGCTTTataagcactgtagttacaaaatcGTTCAATTTGGGGTTTTGgccatagaatgtacatcaccttTCACTTTCACCTTTCACTAGTGAATCCTTCATACCATCGATGTCCCTTTGTTCCCTCTCAATCCCTCATTACCTTTCCATCagccaaatttaaatttaatcattgtgagatacatagTTACTGAGTTActaatgattgaatttcaatcctacaatgtccaacacccatccattcaccagCACCAgtaaacatttcccaccaccaatatctccagtttccctccttccttctcctagtttccttcccactgcctgcctctgtggcaaacgattttcttctctctctcttcaatctctctttttctctcttcctttttatcttttatacacTGTTGTTCGCAATATTGTCAGAACAGTTTTGACTTTTGACAAACATCATCTGAATAACTTTTTCAATTCTTTGAATACAACTATTTGTGGagcatattaaattaaatattacaaataataacaaagatTTCTTACAACAAAATATGTGGAATGATCAGACCTTATgttattaaataacaaaatatatttacaactctaaaatgaaatatagatgtagaagaaaaatatgaatgcTGAAATTAACTTAAAGAAtagattaaatttaataaaaatttgacaGAGATATAAACAATTTAACTGAAAAATTTAATATTGCCTCATAATATAAGTACAAGTACTtcagattataaaataataacatttttaattggaATAAAAATCAGATGGAATGAAATTTAATTGGGgcaaaataagaaagtaaaacacTGGTGacatttcaaaaggcataaagaaAACAATGGTACAAGTTAGAAGATTATACTTTGGGATATCAAATGGAATTATGagaatttaatcatattttattatctgAAAAATAGCAAATGATTTTTAGggtaagtattttataaatattgaatatggacatttctcactTAGTAGAAGAGAAATTGCATATCAAACcataagtgaattaaaaataaggaCTATATAACCAgagaataagaaatagaaaagatttcATATTAATGTTAGAAGTTAATATAAGTTTTTAATTAttgggatatattttattttaaaatctatcttTTATAAAACCTAAGTATACTGAgagtaatgtcttttttttcctctaactTATTTGTAATATTAATCCATATAATGAAGGAACAATAACTAGATTTATAGAGACTTGAGGGGCAATATAGGGTTGTCATAAGTTTTATATGCAACAAATTCTAGTTAGAACTCTGGTACCAAATGGCCTCCAAGTTTCAACAGTTACAGCTTGGAGGTGTCTGAACAATACTGATATGCCCTGAGTAGACCTCAACAATATAGTATGTCAGCGGCTCTacaatctttgtttttaattttgaaagtcAATGTAATTGATGGAAAATGATTCCTAGACTCAAAAATGTATTGTTCTTAATAAAAGGTGATAAATAGTTACaacatgtatttttataaaagtagcaTGAATATTTAGATACTGATTTACTCTTCAGACATAAAAtcataatagaatagaaatagaaatattgattatgaagaaaggaaagaataaatataaatttgactttttatttttattgattatgaagaaaggaaataataaatataaatttgactttttatttttatatattatataaagtataCAAAATGTAAAATTCTGCTTCATTtaactttaacttttatttttacatgctGCTTGGCAAAACCAAAGTTAATCATGAGAAACCGCACAATAACAACTTTCATCTTGCTAGGATTAACAGATGACCCACAACTGCAAATTCTACTTTTCATCTTTCTGTTTATTACTTACATGCTGAGTGTAGCAGGGAATCTCATTATTATCACCCTCACTTTATTGGATTCACATCTTAAAACTCCTATGTActtttttctcagaaatttttCATTCTTAGAAGTCTCCTTTACAACCGCTTGTATTCCTCGGTTCCTGTACAGTATGTCAACTGGTGATAATACAATTACTTATAATGTCTGcatcattcaaatattttttgttattctcTTTGGAGCAACAGAGTTTTTTCTCTTGGCAGCCATGTCCTATGATCGCTATGTTGCTATTTGTAAACCCCTTCATTACATGACCATTATGAGCAATCGTATATGTTCCATATTAGTCCTTTCCTGTTGGGTCTCTGGCTTGCTGATCATTCTCCCACCTCTTAGCATGGGTCTTGAGCTTGAATTTTGTGACTCTAATACTATTGATCATTTTGGCTGTGATGCAAGTCCTCTCCTAAAGATTTCTTGTACTGATACTTGGTTAATAGAACAAATGGTTATCATTATGGCTGTGTTTGCCCTCATTATTACCCTTGTGTGTGTAATTACTTCTTACACATACATTATCAGAACAATTCTGAGATTTCCCTCTATCCAACAAAGGAAAAAAGCCTTTTCTACCTGCTCATCTCATATGGTTGTAGTTTCTATTGCCTATGGAAGTTGTATTTTTGTCTATATTAAGCCCTCTGCAAAGGAAAACTTGGCAATAAATAAAGTAGTTTCAGTTCTGAATGTCTCTGTTGCACCCTTGTTGAATCCATTTATTTATACCCTAAGGAATAAGCAAGTGAAGCAGGCTTTTATGGACTCTAtgaagaggattttttttctgtataaaaaataaaaacattgattattcagagtataataaaaatagttcCAACATACTTGAATATATCTTaactatttcaatattttatatactttatttttgtttgtttttgaaccttacctggtaatgctcaatggttactcttgTATCTGCATTCAAGAGTTACTGCTGATAGTGATTGGAGAAAATTATTATGCTTGAGATTGAAACCTGTAAAAGCCACGTGCAATGAAAATGTCCAATTTGCTGTAATGTACCATTGCTCCAACTCTTCTTTAATCATATATTCATTGAATTTACATGTTAGTTTCAACTTTTCAAAAAGCTTTTACTGTGACCAAACTCTTATATGGTATGTTTTCTCATGTGAAACtatgaaatacatttaaaagtaaTTGAACTTATTTATATGCTatcatttaaatgtaaaattataaaattttatagaagaaattataaaatataataggtaTTAGAAtgacacaaaatttttttaaagttcttcctCTATAGATGAATCAAATATTGAACTATTACCTTAGGATgtaattgtttctcttttttagttagagaaaatatttaagttattaGAAATCAATGAATTTCTAAATTTTGAATGTAAATTCCAAACTAAAACCAACTAAAACCCAGGTGATTAAAAAAGGCAATTGTTGTACTAAACGAtcactgtggtgagcttcatgtcaggagctggaccctccatcctcctctattttgtctctgagaatcattatacaaatgtttttccttttgtttagtgcagtcacagaaataattacactgagcgctattataacaaaatgtgacttaatgagggaagtagaaagcctgtctagagtacaggccggtgtggggtggggagtaaggacacttgggatattgatcatgggaatgttgcactggtgaaggatatatatatatatatatatatatatatatatatatatatatatatatatatatatatatacatataaagaaaagaaaaggccttccaattcttaccacaggctgtattctttacactaactgtatagaaagaggaggtacagtaaatgcaccccatttACACCTCAAcctaggccctttgcctggtctgtattgtgaattcgGGGACAAAATAATGGCAGTTGCTATattttccccaaacaaaaaaatttcataacctttttgaaaaagaaaatggggatattggtggaggtatatggacactggtgaaaggattatGCCCCAATATTGTAccactgaaactcaattatggacATCTTTGTAATTTTGTATCTCATCACGAtctaataaattagaaataaaaattgttattcaGGTTGAAGTGAAAATATAACTTGCCAAGtagaaatattttgcatataCCTTAGATAAAGACTTGACTTCATAAAATCTTCAAGAAAATGGAAGAGTTGTTAAACACTTTTTGAGGCAAATATTTTACATTCAATAAAAGCATTTAAGGTAATAACAAatgaagaacacacacacacactcacacacacatatatatattccctAGAATTTAGAAACTATCCAAATTTCTAAGAACATGATTGATAAAGACATGATGTTACATCTACAAAATGAAaaactacacagctgttagaaaaattaaagtaataaaattttcttatatatggatagttatggaaagtattatgctgtgtgaaatgagtcagaggggagcccggagagatagcacagcggtgtttgccttgcaagcagccgatccaggaccaaaggtgattggttcgaatcccggtgtcccacatggtcccccgtgcctgccaggagctatttctgagcagacagcgaggagtaacccttgagcaccgccgggtgcgacccaaaaaccaaaaaaataaataaaataaaaactaaaaaaatgagtcagagggaaaggaaatgacacagaatgatcacaatcatttgtgagatatatacatatatatttttatatagttaacTGATTGCATGCAATAATATCCAAAAGcgatagagatgagggttagaGGACTAGtttatggtaggaagtttgccatatTTAGGACAGAAAAGCATCCATTATTATAAAATAGTGCTAAAAAattattaggccaagggaattccctttctaatctccccaatatttactgtgcctgtgcaaaaataaaaaataaaaaaaatgaagaagcacaaattaattttttttgctattgttgtgtggcttatttttttgtactttgtttttattttgggaccatggttattgtttgattgttgtctttattgctgtggtgctttttttgggtttttgtttgattttttttgtattgtttttatatttttcttccttttcccctttcttctcttaaattttatatttatagactcTAGAAAAACtactctcattttttgcttgtttgatttttgccccttccccacttttttctttcatttttctttcctccaaacaggaccacataacttaaaccatcttgttcggcctcacaaattgaaggggaaataatggagggtaccaggaccaaacagttgtatgaacattgagtagaaataaaaaatgatcagacttaaacaccaaatccaaagccaacaataacagaatgaaacccaatctacaacaagctagacacagaggggaccacttatactagcggTCCAGGGGTCAAAGGATGGAGATATGGGAGGCATTCTGGGAACTGGGGTCGAGGGAAgacaatactggtggtaggaatgcctctgattcaatgtcactatgtacctaaaatattattgtgaaacaTTGGTAATCCACCTTagttaaaataagaattatttaattaaaaaaacgtATTATTGGGGtttcaggaaggcaggaagaaatcCCTGTGAAGAAGAAATAGCCAAAAACAACATTGCTAAGAAGTTCCCAGACCTGAAGTCTAAATGTATCCACATTTTGGCTATCTGAAGAGTAACAACTACACAAGATCAAAATTTCAAATACACCCacaaagacacatcctaatcaaaatgatgaaaaccacagatagagatagaataatagtatatttaaagcagtaatatcaaaaagaaagaaatgcttatGAAGAAGAATCCTTAAAATTTGtaacatatatacacaaacaacCTTCtaagcctgaaggcagtggtgaaatatagagaaacatttttcaataaaatgaataatacctCACCACGAATACTTTACCCAAACacaattttatttagatttgaaggaAAGTTACCttacttcatggataaacaacaacttAGGAACTTTAAAGACAAAAATCCAACATTAAAGgaagaactgaaaggtctactttaaggcaagagagTCCCTAGAATCTTACCAAATATCTACAAAAAAGTAAGCACAAAATTACATGACAATGCTCCCTAACAacattaatggactaaatgcaccaattagaAGACACAAAGTTGCAAAAtgtatcagaaaattgaatccaacattttgctgtctgcaagaaacacatctgaataatcagagaaAATACAGACTGAAagttaaaggctggaggaaaatcattcaaccAAACAAGCTGTAGTGGCCAGTCTAATATCAGACTACACCAAGTAGGCTTAAAAGTTATAAGAAACAGAGGCAGACATATCATAATAATCAAGGCATGAATATATCAGgaagaaattacatttttaaacatatatgcttCCAATAgggagccagcaaaatacttaaaacaactgcttatagatttgaagaaagacatcaaacaACCCGATAACAGTGGGAGATTTTAACACCACATGCCACCTCATAATATATCAACCAGGCAAAATATTGACAAGAATGTTCtgactttgaagaaaaaaatggaggacAGTTTTGGTtttgaagagagaaatggaggaCAGTGGCTTAATAGACATTTGTAGGGCTTTTCATCCTACAAAGCTGAATTGGCATTCTTCTCCATGCATTTGGGACATTCTcgaagatagaccacatgctgggacgTAAAACGAGACCAGAAAATTCAATAAGATAGAAATTATATAAACCATCTTCTCTTACCATAATgcattgaaaatagaagttaattacaaatgaaaatggagaaataactttaatacctggaattaaacagctcactgctGAAGAAGAGTGTGTCAGAGATATCATGGAGGAATTTAAAAGCTACTCAAAtgcaaatgagaataaagacacaaattattggAATATTTGGGATACAGCAGAAgctgtattaagaggaaaatttatactgCAAGCAAACATTAGGAAGGAAGACGGggcttacataaataacttaatgacacagagtaaaatgttagaaaatgacccaaaaaataagctaaacaggcaaataaaagaaataataaacttaggttaaaaattaaagtgacagtaactgaaaaaaatcatccaaaagatcaatgaaagaagagttggttttttgaaaatataaaaacatcaaTAAAGCATTAGCAATACTCACAACAGAGAAattttaataaaccaaatcagaaataagATGTATAATAAAGATTCTACAGAATTCAAAGGATACTCCGAatttactttgagaatttttatgctACACAAAAAGAGAACCTGGAAGTAATAGATacatttttgaactcttataacctcctCTAGTTGAACCAAGATTATCTAAATACCTAAATAGAAATACCTAAATagactcatcactattgaggtaaTTAACAAGGTATTCAAAAAGGCTTCCCCAAAGCAAAAGCCCAGCCCCAAATGAATTCACTACTGAATTGTTCTAAACCTTTTAAAAGATCTACTGACAATCTAGCTTCTTCCAAGAAATTGATGAAACAGAAATACTTTCAATTTGTTTCTCCAAAGATTACATTGctttgataccaaaagcagagataccacgagagagagagagagagagagagagagagagagagagagagagagagagagagagagagagagagagagagagagagagagagagagagagagagacttaaagGAGAGTGGAGAGTGGCATGTCTAATTTGAATATtcctttagatgtatttccttaatatgtaTAACCCCAATTGAATATCTTCcttatgtagcagcaatttcACCCATTTGGGGGGGATCTTTTTAGTAGGGAATTTTAggagataagtttctctagtgttttgagttcatgttagagccaGGTTATGTTGGACTTGTTACCTCTGACACCATATGCACCACTAATACATTGTGGcactgttcctttttgcataggcactttaaaatggggaaatcttatatgtgcaaacaagttcttatttaatagagataataacacatattttatattgcagtggggcctacACTCTGCACTTGatatagtgacttggcttagacttcagaagattggacattgaccattcatccctgaatgtttccatctatgaaaacaaccacgGGTTTCTACACCATCCTCAGGAATCACACTTCTACCAAGgtaggccctactgctgccctggcatgaattcactccaaagagggttcttatgacaccttgacgacttggtaacagcaacaacctgctttcagggcagagttctctgcattgccacctaatgtgagatgaaattagaagacactcTATGTTACCCTGACTTCAaaataggatctgtacagaaaccaggatctccaactacagaaatctgacagttATAAACTTGATTGTGAAAAGcttttattgggaccacagagaaaaacTTTGGATTTGGACAAATAATGTGCCTGGAGCCTGAAtacttatgccagaatacttcacgTATAATGACTcagtttttaggccaaagtttctttctttctatttctctcatattttgctGTGGCTATGCAAATAACAACTGCCACAAAAACaccattttttattgtattttttaaaaaaataaagagcttactttaaaataaaaaagaccttactaaaccttcagttattgtattaatgacatTATTGGAagtacaatcattttcacaaatatacttgctactgaagattttcttctattttatgttttttagtttttctttatattttctgtctATTTTTTAATAGCTCTGCTTTATGTCATCTTgacacaaatgtattatgattagttatagtaactatgtgatacattgtctttaaataaaaaattaaaaatataaaacagtataGATATTCCTCTAGACATACAGACATTAGCATGTCCTAAATTTAATGTTTCTAAGTTTATAACTCAAGTCTCACATagatgtgtatatgtatatgtatatatatatttatgtgtatgccTATATATACccaaatatgtgtgtgtttgcatatgGTGCATTGAGCCATACATGACTGTacttggggattattcctggttctgttcaggggtcactccttacaATGCTAACACATTGTAACAATCATATGGattccagggaccaaacccaggtaaaCTGTATGGAAAACAAGCTCATTGCTCACTACTCAGTTCCCAGATGCTTagattttaatacaaattttaacttattatatataaaatatgtttacattatacaaaataattaaaacattgttATAAAATGGTATTAGAACAAATTTAGACTCATAAACCAATTAAACTACTGAAGTCTTGagataaatattcatatttatgaaacaaaaaaagtgaaatacaTGGAGTCCATGGAGCAAATCTCTTCACTAAATGTTGTTCAGAAAAATGATCACTCACATGTAAAATAACTAATCTAGAACTGTATCTCACAGCATTCCTacagttaaataaaaatggattagagaccttaAGACTGATAaagaatccataaaatatattgaaacatAAAAGACAAAACACTCCCCAAAATTGACTTTTAAGAAGTCTTCAATGACTTGACTCCATAAAggtcaacaataaaaatatgcaaatgGAATACACTATTTTTAGTACTCTTATTTCAAATGTAGTTgttacaaaacaaaacttaaattaGTGAAATTTAACTAAGTTtgagtcatttttttaattaatctacATTGTAAATAGGCAGAACATAGAATATAGCTATCAtatgcttttccttttttcacaCATAGAAAAATTATCCTGATTTTATAAGTGCATGTATataacacaaaatatattttcccaacatgtattttatgtaaaatatacataAGAAATAATTGtagattaagtaaattattttggtcATCCTGTATCCATCACTATAAAAAGTGTAGTAGAAAGCTGAATTGAAATTGtgcttttttaaatctaattaatAAGATAGGAACTTGACTTCTTTCTGATGCAGTTGTTCTACTATTGTCTCAAAGGACAGAATCCTTGTTTTTGATTGCTTTACTAAAGTTTAATTGGCGACACATGAACCCATGAGATTAGAATTCTTTACTGAGTTTGCACAGGTAATCCCAAAGTCCCTTCGGAGAGTAAGCAGATAAAACATCAATATCTTTATATTTGTTGTAGAAAAGTCAATTCCTTGCCAGAGACAACATAgtgctcaacaacaacaaaatagtaaaAAGTATTTTGTTGACAATtcattatcttttcttcttttcaggtTAAAGAATAGGAAAACAATGACTCCAGAATTAAAAATCAAAGTCTTTAACAAGTGGCTTTTTATGAATTGAGTAGGAAAGTTGGAGAATTCATGACCTCCAGAAAATGCCTGGAGAGGTAAATTTAGTTTAATGAACCTGTTATATCACTACATAAACATCTCTCTTAATTAATACAGTTAAACACAATAAGGAACTGCCAacagaaattatgaaaaaaaattcaaaattgtaaGTATTATAAGTAACTATGagaattttttctcccttttgagaaaagaaaatacttgctAGTATTTTCTCCTATAATTAAGTTACTTAAATTCTATTTGACATCTGGTTTAAAGATTATAGTGCTTGTTATTACTATTTAATAATCCTTTGTAAGATTAAGATAATATCTTGG from Suncus etruscus isolate mSunEtr1 chromosome 11, mSunEtr1.pri.cur, whole genome shotgun sequence harbors:
- the LOC126022589 gene encoding olfactory receptor 6C2-like → MRNRTITTFILLGLTDDPQLQILLFIFLFITYMLSVAGNLIIITLTLLDSHLKTPMYFFLRNFSFLEVSFTTACIPRFLYSMSTGDNTITYNVCIIQIFFVILFGATEFFLLAAMSYDRYVAICKPLHYMTIMSNRICSILVLSCWVSGLLIILPPLSMGLELEFCDSNTIDHFGCDASPLLKISCTDTWLIEQMVIIMAVFALIITLVCVITSYTYIIRTILRFPSIQQRKKAFSTCSSHMVVVSIAYGSCIFVYIKPSAKENLAINKVVSVLNVSVAPLLNPFIYTLRNKQVKQAFMDSMKRIFFLYKK